One segment of Polyangiaceae bacterium DNA contains the following:
- the fusA gene encoding elongation factor G yields MMKDLTKYRNIGIFAHVDAGKTTTTERILKLTGKIHKIGEVHDGAATTDFMEQEQERGITIQSAATTCFWRGHQFNIIDTPGHVDFTIEVYRSLKVLDGGVGVFCGSGGVEPQSETNWRYANDSRVARIIYVNKLDRLGADFYRVVKQIKNVLAAKPVVMVLPIGTESEFKGIVDLLERKAYVWDDSGLPENFEIKDVPEDMKELVEKWRADLVETAVEVDDDALAKYLDGEEPDVETLKRCIRKGTIDLDFFPTYCGSSFKNKGVQNVLDAVVEYLPNPMEVEPQPEIDLEGHPTGSFAKVDPDAPLRALAFKIMDDRFGALTFTRIYSGKLAKGDTVLNTATGKTERIGRMVEMHANDRTMIDVAQAGDIVALLGLKNVRTGHTLCDEKNPATLEPMVFPDPVISIAVAPKDKANSEKLSTALGKMVAEDPSFHVEVDQESGETILKGMGELHLDIKIDILKRTHGVEATVGEPQVAYRETITGSISDSYTHKKQTGGSGQYAKIDYTIEPLEAGAGFVFESKIVGGNVPKEFIPAVQKGFEMLKDKGPLLEFPMLDFKVILTDGAYHPVDSSTMAFEAAAKAAYRQSMPKASPQLLEPIMKVNVYVPEANVGDVIGDLNRRRGMIKSQDSTATNIHIHAEAPLSEMFGYIGDLRSATSGRGQFVMEFSHYSPVPKNVFEKVKTDVEAKREARKK; encoded by the coding sequence ATGATGAAGGATCTCACCAAGTACCGAAACATCGGCATCTTCGCACACGTCGATGCCGGCAAGACCACGACCACCGAGCGCATCCTGAAGCTCACCGGCAAGATCCACAAGATTGGTGAAGTGCACGACGGCGCAGCCACGACGGACTTCATGGAGCAGGAGCAGGAGCGTGGCATCACGATCCAGTCTGCGGCCACGACCTGCTTCTGGCGGGGACACCAGTTCAACATCATCGATACCCCGGGACACGTGGACTTCACCATCGAGGTCTACCGCTCGTTGAAGGTCCTCGACGGCGGCGTCGGTGTCTTCTGCGGTTCGGGTGGTGTAGAGCCCCAGTCCGAAACGAACTGGCGCTACGCGAACGACTCGCGCGTCGCGCGCATCATCTACGTGAACAAGCTGGACCGCCTCGGTGCGGACTTCTACCGCGTGGTGAAACAGATCAAGAATGTGCTGGCGGCCAAGCCCGTGGTCATGGTGCTGCCCATCGGCACCGAGTCCGAGTTCAAGGGCATCGTGGATCTGCTGGAGCGCAAGGCCTACGTTTGGGACGACAGCGGGCTACCCGAGAACTTCGAGATCAAGGACGTTCCCGAAGACATGAAGGAACTGGTCGAGAAGTGGCGCGCCGATTTGGTCGAGACCGCCGTCGAGGTGGATGACGACGCGCTCGCCAAGTACCTGGATGGCGAGGAGCCCGACGTGGAGACCCTCAAGCGCTGCATTCGCAAGGGCACGATCGATCTGGACTTCTTCCCTACCTATTGCGGGTCGTCCTTCAAGAACAAGGGCGTGCAGAACGTGCTCGACGCCGTCGTGGAGTACCTGCCGAATCCCATGGAGGTGGAGCCCCAGCCGGAGATCGACTTGGAAGGTCATCCCACGGGCAGCTTCGCCAAGGTCGACCCCGACGCACCCCTGCGCGCGTTGGCGTTCAAGATCATGGACGATCGCTTCGGCGCCTTGACCTTCACCCGCATCTACTCGGGCAAGCTCGCCAAGGGCGACACGGTGCTGAACACAGCCACCGGCAAGACCGAGCGCATTGGTCGCATGGTGGAGATGCATGCCAATGACCGTACGATGATCGACGTCGCCCAAGCCGGTGACATCGTCGCGCTGCTTGGTCTCAAGAACGTGCGCACGGGTCACACGCTCTGCGACGAGAAGAACCCGGCCACCCTCGAGCCGATGGTGTTCCCGGATCCGGTCATCTCGATCGCGGTGGCTCCCAAGGACAAGGCCAACAGCGAGAAGCTGTCCACGGCGCTCGGCAAGATGGTCGCGGAGGATCCCTCCTTCCACGTGGAGGTGGACCAGGAGTCCGGCGAGACCATCCTCAAGGGCATGGGCGAGCTGCACCTCGACATCAAGATCGACATTCTGAAGCGCACGCACGGGGTTGAAGCCACCGTGGGTGAGCCCCAGGTCGCCTATCGCGAGACCATCACCGGTTCGATCAGCGACAGCTACACCCACAAGAAGCAGACGGGTGGCTCGGGTCAGTACGCAAAGATCGACTACACCATCGAGCCGCTGGAGGCCGGCGCTGGCTTCGTCTTCGAGTCGAAGATCGTCGGCGGCAACGTGCCCAAGGAGTTCATTCCGGCCGTGCAGAAGGGCTTCGAGATGCTCAAGGACAAGGGCCCGCTGCTCGAGTTCCCCATGCTCGACTTCAAGGTGATCCTGACCGACGGCGCCTACCACCCCGTCGACTCGTCGACGATGGCCTTCGAAGCGGCTGCCAAGGCGGCCTACCGCCAGAGCATGCCCAAGGCATCCCCGCAGCTACTCGAGCCGATCATGAAGGTGAACGTCTACGTGCCCGAGGCCAACGTGGGCGACGTCATCGGCGACCTGAACCGTCGCCGCGGCATGATCAAGTCTCAGGACTCGACGGCGACCAACATTCACATCCACGCCGAGGCGCCCTTGAGCGAGATGTTCGGCTACATCGGCGATCTGCGCTCCGCCACCTCGGGCCGCGGCCAGTTCGTGATGGAGTTCAGCCACTACTCGCCGGTGCCCAAGAACGTGTTCGAGAAGGTCAAGACCGACGTCGAGGCCAAGCGCGAAGCCCGCAAGAAGTAA
- a CDS encoding CusA/CzcA family heavy metal efflux RND transporter, giving the protein MSNLGSAASSGWVGRVIAACARNKFLTLVGALGIALWGIYGMKHGPLDAIPDLSDVQVIIYTDWPGRSPDLVEDQITYPISSTLLAAPRIKAVRGQSFFGGSFVYAIFEDGTDMYWARSRVLEYLNTAQGRLPADVTPTIGPDATGVGWVYQYALSDESGRHDLAELRSLQDFTLRYALEAVPGVAEVGSVGGYVKQYQINLDPNKLRGHGIDVAEVIRRVRASNQDTGGRVIEIAGTEQMVRGRGYIKDKRDLEQIPLKVRPDGTPLTVGDVGVVSLGPDMRRGVAELDGKGEAVGGIVVMRYGENALNVIERVKQRLEELKPGLPEGVEIIPTYDRSELIEASIGTLKSTLVEEMIVVSLIIFLFLLHVRSALIPILTLPLGVLLAFVPMFYQGLTVNIMSLGGIAVAIGAMVDASIIIIENIHKKLEQWQAEGSPGTRTDVIIEAMQEVGPSIFFSLLVITVSFMPVFTLEATEGRLFKPLAFTKTYSMGFAAILAVTVTPALAALFIRGKIRSESFNPLNRWLVALYAPIVRFVVDYRKTVIAGALLAMVFTVPAFLRLQSEFMPPLNEGSILYMPTAPPGMSEAEAVKVLQSMDAQLRQFPEVTRVFGKAGRATTPTDPAPLSMAETVILLKPKEQWRPGLTWEGLVKEMDAKLQYPGMPNAWWMPIQTRTEMLSTGIRSQLGIKVFGDSVEAIEKTAVAIERAVAKVAGTRSAYAERAAGGFFADFDIDRSEAARHGLLVKDINEVIMSSIGGTNVSETVEGRERYPINVRYAREFRDTPETLDDVLVGTPGGAQIPLSQVAKLEFRTGPDMMRSEGGKLVGFVFVDIGERPVAEYVADAKRAVAAEVSVPAGQRIEWAGQFKYFERAKEKLTLILPLTLAIVFLLLYLNTRSVLETFIVLLAVPFSLIGAIWLVYLLDYNMSVAVWVGLIALAGLDAETGVVMLLYLTLSHRRHERAGTLRSFDDLRECIVEGAAQRVRPKLMTVMTTMLGLVPILWSTGTGADVMKRIAAPMVGGLVTSFLLELTVYPAIFALWKARTLHPQTSASPI; this is encoded by the coding sequence GTGAGCAACCTCGGCTCCGCGGCCAGCTCGGGCTGGGTGGGGCGCGTCATCGCCGCCTGCGCGCGCAACAAGTTTCTCACCCTCGTAGGCGCCCTCGGCATCGCGCTGTGGGGCATCTACGGCATGAAGCACGGTCCCCTCGACGCGATTCCAGATCTGTCCGACGTGCAGGTGATCATCTACACCGACTGGCCAGGTCGCAGTCCGGATCTGGTCGAAGATCAGATCACCTATCCGATCTCGAGCACCTTGCTGGCGGCGCCGCGCATCAAGGCAGTGCGTGGACAGTCCTTCTTCGGCGGTTCCTTCGTCTACGCCATCTTCGAAGACGGAACGGACATGTACTGGGCGCGCTCCCGCGTGCTCGAATACTTGAACACCGCCCAGGGCCGACTGCCCGCGGACGTGACCCCCACCATCGGCCCCGATGCGACGGGGGTCGGTTGGGTGTACCAGTACGCCCTGAGCGACGAGAGTGGACGCCACGATCTCGCCGAACTGCGCAGCCTGCAAGATTTCACGCTGCGCTACGCCTTGGAAGCGGTTCCCGGCGTGGCCGAAGTCGGGTCTGTGGGCGGCTACGTCAAGCAGTATCAGATCAATCTGGACCCCAACAAGCTGCGCGGCCACGGCATCGACGTGGCGGAAGTGATCCGCCGCGTGCGCGCGTCCAATCAAGACACCGGTGGCCGCGTCATCGAGATCGCCGGCACCGAGCAGATGGTTCGCGGGCGGGGCTACATCAAAGACAAGCGCGATCTGGAGCAGATCCCCCTCAAAGTGCGCCCAGACGGCACGCCGCTCACGGTTGGCGACGTCGGCGTGGTCAGCCTCGGTCCCGACATGCGTCGCGGCGTCGCCGAGCTGGACGGCAAGGGCGAAGCCGTCGGCGGCATCGTGGTGATGCGCTACGGCGAGAACGCCTTGAACGTGATCGAGCGCGTCAAGCAACGACTGGAAGAACTGAAACCAGGCTTGCCCGAGGGCGTGGAGATCATCCCCACCTACGACCGCTCGGAGCTGATCGAGGCCAGCATCGGCACCCTGAAGTCGACGCTGGTGGAAGAGATGATCGTGGTCAGCCTGATCATCTTCCTGTTCCTGCTGCACGTGCGCAGCGCGCTGATTCCGATTTTGACGCTGCCCTTGGGGGTGCTGCTCGCCTTTGTGCCCATGTTCTACCAGGGGCTGACGGTCAACATCATGTCTCTGGGCGGCATTGCGGTCGCCATCGGCGCGATGGTGGACGCCTCGATCATCATCATCGAGAACATCCACAAGAAGCTCGAGCAGTGGCAAGCCGAAGGCAGTCCAGGTACGCGCACGGACGTCATCATCGAGGCGATGCAGGAAGTCGGGCCCAGCATCTTCTTCTCTCTGTTGGTGATCACGGTTTCCTTCATGCCCGTGTTCACCCTGGAGGCGACCGAGGGACGACTGTTCAAGCCCCTGGCCTTCACCAAGACCTACTCCATGGGCTTCGCCGCGATCTTGGCGGTGACCGTCACGCCGGCCCTGGCCGCCCTCTTCATTCGAGGGAAGATCCGCAGCGAGAGCTTCAATCCACTCAATCGTTGGCTAGTCGCGCTCTACGCACCCATCGTGCGGTTTGTCGTCGACTATCGCAAGACGGTGATCGCCGGCGCGCTGCTGGCCATGGTGTTCACCGTGCCCGCGTTCCTGCGCTTGCAGAGCGAGTTCATGCCGCCGCTGAACGAGGGCTCCATCCTGTACATGCCCACCGCGCCTCCCGGCATGAGCGAGGCCGAGGCCGTGAAGGTGCTGCAGTCCATGGACGCGCAGCTGCGTCAGTTCCCCGAGGTGACGCGGGTCTTTGGCAAAGCAGGGCGCGCCACGACGCCCACGGATCCCGCGCCCCTGTCCATGGCGGAAACGGTGATCTTGCTCAAGCCGAAGGAGCAATGGCGTCCGGGGCTGACCTGGGAAGGTCTGGTCAAGGAGATGGACGCGAAGCTCCAATACCCAGGCATGCCGAACGCCTGGTGGATGCCGATCCAAACTCGGACCGAGATGCTGTCCACGGGCATTCGCAGTCAGCTCGGCATCAAGGTATTCGGCGATAGCGTCGAGGCCATCGAAAAGACCGCCGTCGCCATCGAGCGCGCCGTGGCGAAGGTCGCCGGCACGCGCAGCGCCTACGCTGAGCGCGCCGCGGGCGGATTCTTCGCCGACTTCGACATCGATCGTTCGGAAGCAGCGCGCCACGGCCTGCTGGTGAAGGACATCAACGAAGTGATCATGTCTTCCATCGGCGGCACGAACGTCTCGGAGACCGTCGAGGGTCGCGAGCGCTATCCGATCAACGTGCGCTACGCCCGTGAGTTCCGTGACACGCCGGAGACCTTGGATGACGTGCTGGTCGGCACCCCCGGCGGAGCGCAAATCCCGCTTTCGCAGGTGGCAAAGCTCGAGTTCCGCACCGGACCCGACATGATGCGCAGCGAAGGCGGCAAGCTCGTGGGTTTCGTCTTCGTGGACATCGGCGAGCGCCCCGTCGCCGAGTACGTGGCCGACGCCAAGCGCGCCGTCGCCGCCGAGGTCAGCGTTCCCGCGGGGCAACGCATCGAGTGGGCCGGGCAGTTCAAGTACTTCGAGCGCGCCAAAGAAAAGCTGACCCTGATCTTGCCGCTGACCTTGGCCATCGTGTTCCTGCTGCTCTACCTCAACACGCGCTCGGTGCTCGAAACCTTCATCGTGCTCTTGGCGGTGCCCTTCTCGCTGATCGGCGCGATCTGGCTCGTCTACCTGCTCGACTACAACATGAGTGTCGCTGTCTGGGTGGGCCTGATCGCCCTGGCGGGACTCGACGCCGAGACCGGCGTGGTGATGCTGCTCTACCTGACGCTATCCCATCGTCGTCACGAACGCGCTGGCACCCTTCGCAGCTTCGACGATCTGCGCGAGTGCATCGTGGAAGGCGCGGCGCAGCGCGTGCGTCCGAAGCTGATGACGGTCATGACCACCATGCTCGGCCTGGTCCCGATTCTGTGGAGCACCGGCACCGGCGCCGACGTGATGAAGCGCATCGCCGCGCCCATGGTCGGCGGCCTGGTGACGTCCTTCTTGCTGGAGCTCACGGTCTACCCCGCGATCTTCGCCCTCTGGAAGGCCCGCACCCTTCACCCCCAAACATCCGCGTCACCGATCTAG
- a CDS encoding FG-GAP-like repeat-containing protein → MKWTTRPGLRLALLLLTLIVTACSAPAPEERASARARLEGDSPLVDVFRDAEARSGVPSEVLATVAYVQTRFSMNQHDVIEPGLAPREHGLMAIGTGGKVDLQEAAKLAGVSTQAVETDAKANVAAAAAWLSAEAARQGLKPESAESWRPVVDAYGGEELGREVLRELKRGFTSQDEQGHDISLIVDGSEESIGQVSEALGYPGSNWNPAYSGNYTNANRGAAQINYVVIHTTQGSYAGTISWFKNPSAKVSSHYVVRSNDGAITQMVDDRDIAWHDACFNSNTIGIEHEGYVQDPGKWYTEAMYKASAKLTAWLCDKYGIPKDRKHILGHGEAPDCSDHTDPGSGWNWTHYMDLVKNGGCKPAAEVCNGKDDDCDGAVDEGNVCLIEQVILPQMGTLDGSPSSDFDGDGSADICARASGGMRCVSSKDGFATTVKGPALTNADGWSKPEYYGTIRMGDVDGDGKDDVCARASDGVSCWLSDGQGFPTAINGPAWSDAKSWNGIQYWSTMRLADIDGDGKADLCARSASDFRCHLSTGAGFGPAIVGPAWSDKSGWNKERFYGTIRLADVNGDGKADACARSSSGFSCWLSDGTGFPTQIPGPKLSDASGWDDVKHWSTLRMADVDGDGKADVCARAASGLRCWLSDGKGFPTAIDGPELSNAKGWGAIQYYSTLRLADLDGDGKADVCARAAAGLRCWLSDGKGFPTPISSGELSDAKGWDKPEYYSTIRLADDDGDGRADLCARGVSGVFCWQFEGDAFSAPVTGPAWKDDSGWNKIMYYSTLQAAGGCVPSDEVCNQADDDCDGEVDEGGVCDGVAGGGGLSGGGAGGASSASGAGGSTAGGGTAGASAKPSEDGSGCSCRTPRTPSRSDGAWALASLLVLLGRRRRARQ, encoded by the coding sequence GTGAAGTGGACGACACGACCCGGTCTGCGGCTGGCGCTGCTGCTTTTGACGCTCATCGTGACGGCGTGCAGCGCGCCGGCGCCCGAGGAGCGCGCTTCAGCGCGCGCCCGGCTGGAAGGTGATTCGCCCCTCGTGGACGTGTTTCGCGATGCGGAGGCGCGGAGCGGCGTGCCGTCGGAAGTGCTGGCCACGGTGGCCTACGTGCAGACGCGCTTCAGCATGAACCAGCACGACGTGATCGAGCCGGGGCTGGCGCCGCGCGAGCACGGGCTGATGGCGATCGGCACGGGCGGCAAGGTCGACCTGCAAGAAGCTGCGAAGCTCGCCGGCGTCAGCACGCAAGCAGTCGAGACCGACGCAAAGGCCAACGTGGCGGCCGCGGCGGCGTGGCTGTCCGCGGAAGCCGCGCGCCAGGGTCTGAAGCCCGAAAGCGCCGAGAGCTGGCGCCCAGTCGTGGATGCCTACGGCGGCGAAGAGCTCGGACGTGAAGTGCTTCGCGAGCTGAAGCGAGGCTTCACTTCGCAGGATGAGCAGGGCCACGACATTTCACTGATCGTCGACGGTTCCGAGGAGTCGATCGGACAGGTGAGCGAAGCCCTGGGCTATCCAGGATCCAACTGGAACCCGGCCTACAGCGGCAACTACACCAACGCCAATCGCGGCGCAGCGCAGATCAACTACGTGGTGATTCACACCACCCAGGGTTCCTACGCCGGAACCATCAGCTGGTTCAAGAATCCGTCGGCAAAGGTGTCGTCCCACTATGTGGTTCGATCGAACGACGGCGCGATCACGCAAATGGTGGACGACCGAGACATCGCCTGGCACGACGCCTGTTTCAACTCGAACACGATCGGCATCGAGCACGAGGGCTACGTCCAAGATCCGGGCAAGTGGTACACCGAAGCCATGTACAAAGCGTCGGCCAAGCTCACGGCTTGGCTGTGCGACAAGTACGGCATTCCCAAGGACCGCAAGCACATCCTGGGACACGGCGAAGCGCCGGATTGCTCCGACCACACGGACCCGGGCTCGGGCTGGAACTGGACCCACTACATGGATCTGGTGAAGAACGGCGGCTGCAAGCCCGCCGCGGAAGTCTGCAACGGCAAGGACGACGACTGCGACGGCGCCGTGGACGAAGGCAACGTCTGCTTGATCGAGCAGGTCATCCTGCCGCAGATGGGAACCCTGGACGGCTCGCCGTCGAGCGACTTCGACGGCGACGGCAGCGCGGACATTTGTGCGCGGGCCAGCGGCGGCATGCGCTGCGTGTCTTCCAAGGACGGTTTCGCGACGACCGTGAAGGGACCAGCCCTGACCAACGCCGACGGCTGGAGCAAACCCGAGTACTACGGCACGATTCGCATGGGCGACGTCGACGGAGACGGCAAGGACGACGTGTGCGCACGCGCCTCGGACGGCGTCAGTTGCTGGTTGAGCGACGGGCAGGGGTTCCCCACTGCAATCAACGGTCCGGCCTGGAGCGACGCCAAGAGCTGGAACGGGATTCAGTACTGGAGCACGATGCGTCTCGCCGACATCGACGGCGACGGCAAAGCAGATCTGTGCGCGCGCAGTGCGTCGGACTTTCGCTGTCACTTGTCGACGGGCGCTGGCTTTGGGCCGGCCATCGTCGGACCGGCATGGAGCGACAAGTCCGGTTGGAACAAGGAGCGCTTCTACGGCACGATTCGCCTGGCGGACGTGAACGGAGACGGCAAGGCCGACGCTTGCGCACGGTCGAGCAGCGGATTCTCTTGCTGGCTCAGCGATGGCACGGGCTTCCCCACGCAGATCCCGGGCCCGAAGCTGTCGGACGCTTCGGGTTGGGACGACGTGAAGCACTGGTCGACGCTGCGCATGGCGGACGTCGATGGCGACGGCAAGGCCGACGTCTGCGCTCGCGCGGCTTCGGGGTTGCGCTGCTGGCTGAGTGACGGCAAGGGCTTTCCCACCGCGATCGACGGGCCCGAGCTCTCGAACGCCAAGGGCTGGGGCGCCATCCAGTACTACAGCACGTTGCGACTCGCGGACCTCGACGGCGACGGCAAAGCAGACGTGTGCGCTCGAGCGGCGGCGGGGCTTCGCTGTTGGCTCAGTGACGGCAAAGGTTTCCCGACACCGATCAGCAGCGGCGAGCTGTCGGATGCGAAGGGTTGGGACAAGCCGGAGTACTACTCGACGATTCGCCTGGCCGACGACGACGGGGACGGACGCGCCGATCTCTGTGCGCGCGGTGTCTCTGGCGTGTTCTGCTGGCAGTTCGAGGGCGACGCCTTCTCGGCGCCAGTCACCGGTCCGGCTTGGAAGGACGACAGCGGCTGGAACAAGATCATGTACTACTCCACGCTGCAGGCCGCGGGCGGTTGCGTGCCGAGCGACGAGGTCTGCAATCAAGCGGACGACGACTGCGACGGCGAAGTCGACGAAGGCGGCGTCTGTGACGGCGTGGCCGGCGGCGGCGGTCTCAGTGGCGGCGGCGCGGGTGGCGCGTCGAGCGCGTCAGGCGCGGGAGGCTCGACCGCGGGCGGCGGCACGGCAGGCGCGAGCGCGAAGCCAAGCGAAGACGGCAGCGGTTGCAGTTGCCGCACGCCGCGCACCCCGTCGCGCAGTGACGGCGCCTGGGCGCTGGCCTCGCTCTTGGTGTTGCTGGGGCGGCGACGACGCGCGCGGCAGTGA